A part of Arachis hypogaea cultivar Tifrunner chromosome 12, arahy.Tifrunner.gnm2.J5K5, whole genome shotgun sequence genomic DNA contains:
- the LOC112729602 gene encoding uncharacterized protein, which translates to MVSGPVAVRPWQYNDNKLCIILDMQKGLIPAVKEVMPSAQHRFCVWHLWRNFSKQWGSTELKDLVWECARSRTRNEFKGNMKRVKVINEQAWQYLEKWPKEAWTKAYFSEDPKIDNICNNACESFNAKIKHERTKSILTLAEEVRRIITKSMVDNKLKLSTYQEILSPVQQSKLEAMTKISSHWAPQWCRDDKKELFEVHGWPTNMMVDLEKHTCSCRFWQLTGMPCIHAISAIQDKNGKRTEEYCHEWLTMKAYKRKYCFNVNPVKGQDLWEKTSSPAPVPPPIKPKPGRPIKKRRKDKGE; encoded by the exons ATGGTTTCTGGACCTGTTGCAGTCAGACCTTGGCAATACAATGATAACAAGTTGTGCATCATTTTAgacatgcagaag GGACTTATTCCAGCAGTGAAGGAAGTCATGCCTAGTGCCCAGCACAGATTCTGTGTGTGGCATCTGTGGCGGAATTTTTCAAAACAATGGGGTAGTACAGAGTTGAAAGACCTGGTATGGGAGTGTGCTAGATCAAGAACACGGAATGAGTTCAAGGGGAACATGAAGAGAGTTAAGGTCATCAATGAGCAGGCTTGGCAGTATCTTGAAAAGTGGCCAAAGGAAGCTTGGACGAAGGCATACTTCAGTGAGGATCCCAAGATTGACAACATTTGCAACAATGCTTGCGAATCATTCAATGCTAAAATCAAGCATGAAAGGACCAAGTCTATTTTGACTTTGGCTGAAGAGGTGAGAAGAATAATCACGAAGAGCATGGTCGATAACAAACTCAAGTTGAGCACTTATCAAGAAATTTTATCCCCGGTTCAGCAAAGCAAACTAGAAGCAATGACAAAGATATCTAGTCACTGGGCTCCCCAATGGTGTCGGGATGATAAAAAGGAGTTGTTTGAAGTTCATGGCTGGCCCACAAACATGATGGTGGACTTGGAAAAGCACACTTGCAGCTGTAGGTTCTGGCAACTCACAG GGATGCCATGTATACATGCAATTTCAGCCATTCAGGATAAAAATGGTAAGAGGACTGAGGAGTATTGCCATGAATGGTTGACAATGAAGGCGTATAAAAGGAAATACTGTTTCAATGTTAACCCAGTGAAAGGACAAGATCTGTGGGAGAAAACATCGTCACCTGCCCCTGTCCCACCCCCAATTAAGCCAAAACCTGGTAGGCctatcaagaagaggagaaaagatAAGGGAGAGTAG
- the LOC114924886 gene encoding uncharacterized protein translates to MALSIDGNNHNTNNEDPKVEMMKPQKNGVELPFCGRCCDFKLTWEMFKILKCGHNFCRFCMHEYVASCLRDNIIMVPCPDPKCKVKYGPEYFCSLLPFEVFKRWQKVIKDCNTPILDKQLDKNPIHVADDEENNDVKEDATIVIESDDDDSCNPKLYLLLPQRHSSLKLSSSLISLGVAHSSRTQLSPSLVSGLPHCLRTGTQARRCSLGSGLSHGLWSPTQSRSLAFPAIVITDGRSSRSRDWSSSSLPVSHRLAVSPAPSLRSSLPAEEAAGPGASPRCQQLSPSASFAQPEASPDLELAAVQLSFRFMTLEMDLAILVIIP, encoded by the exons ATGGCATTAAGTATTGACGGCAATAATCACAATACTAATAATGAAGATCCAAAAGTTGAAATGATGAAACCACAGAAGAATGGCGTAGAGCTACCCTTTTGTGGAAGATGCTGTGATTTCAAGCTAACGTGGGAGATGTTTAAGATTCTAAAATGTGGCCATAATTTTTGTAGGTTTTGCATGCATGAATACGTTGCTTCATGTCTCAGGGACAATATCATCATGGTGCCTTGTCCTGATCCAAAATGCAAGGTTAAGTATGGACCTGAATACTTTTGCTCTCTTCTTCCATTTGAAGTGTTCAAGAGATGGCAGAAAGTGATTAAAGATTGTAACACTCCAATTTTGGATAAACAATTAGACAAGAATCCTATTCATGTTGCTGATGATGAAGAGAATAACGATGTCAAAGAAGATGCTACAATAGTAATTGAatcggatgatgatgat tcatg CAATCCTAAACTCTACCTTCTCCTCCCTCAACGACACTCTTCACTGAAGCTCTCgagctctctcatctctctcggTGTGGCTCATTCCTCTCGCACCCAGCTCTCTCCTTCTCTCGTCTCCGGTCTCCCTCACTGTCTCCGGACTGGCACTCAAGCTCGTCGTTGCTCTCTCGGCTCCGGTCTCTCTCACGGTCTCTGGTCTCCCACTCAGTCTCGCTCGCTCGCCTTCCCTGCCATCGTCATCACCGACGGCAGAAGCAGCAGATCCCGGGACTGGTCGTCATCGTCTCTCCCTGTCTCGCACCGTCTCGCAGTCAGTCCCGCGCCTTCGTTGCGCTCGTCGTTGCCGGCGGAAGAAGCAGCAGGTCCCGGGGCTTCCCCTCGCTGTCAGCAACTCTCGCCGTCAGCTTCCTTCGCGCAACCAGAAGCTAGTCCCGATTTG GAGCTTGCTGCAGTGCAACTCTCTTTCAGATTTATGACATTGGAAATGGATTTGGCCATTTTGGTGAT TATACCATAG